Proteins encoded together in one Desulfosporosinus meridiei DSM 13257 window:
- a CDS encoding DUF3388 domain-containing protein: MRRWPNKAENLLYLEYDIQQNKPGLLGAVTTLIGMLGLNIITVTGIEPKSRGLLLETHSEGKVQALLNALNEVEAIKVTAFRQPTLLDRIALRHGKRLDMVEVNPPTYRFVREELGVLVDFLGDTIKEGGNQVIGIRGMPRVGKTEAAIAACVYANKRWILLSSTIIRQALRTELLLDESVNSIFLIDGITSTTRGTDAHWALLEKTLQMPTSKIIEHPDIFLRDGRLKIDLDFIIEIRHHQEDVIRLEDISMSFTAFDMS, translated from the coding sequence ATGAGAAGGTGGCCCAACAAGGCGGAAAATTTACTGTATCTCGAATATGACATTCAGCAAAATAAACCAGGCTTGCTCGGCGCAGTGACAACACTGATAGGCATGCTCGGGCTAAATATTATAACTGTTACTGGAATAGAACCCAAAAGCCGAGGCCTTCTTTTAGAAACTCATTCAGAGGGTAAAGTACAAGCATTACTTAATGCCTTAAATGAAGTAGAGGCAATTAAAGTAACAGCCTTTCGACAACCTACATTGTTGGATCGAATTGCTCTGCGTCACGGTAAACGTTTAGACATGGTCGAGGTAAACCCACCGACTTACCGTTTTGTTCGTGAAGAATTAGGTGTGCTGGTAGACTTTTTAGGAGATACTATAAAGGAAGGCGGAAATCAGGTTATTGGAATACGAGGCATGCCTCGTGTAGGTAAAACAGAGGCGGCAATTGCAGCTTGTGTCTACGCCAATAAACGATGGATACTATTGTCCTCGACGATCATTCGGCAAGCCTTAAGAACAGAGTTGTTACTTGATGAATCAGTGAACAGTATTTTTCTGATTGATGGTATCACTAGTACAACCCGGGGTACTGATGCACATTGGGCCTTATTAGAGAAGACCTTGCAAATGCCTACATCAAAGATAATCGAACATCCTGATATATTTTTGCGAGATGGACGTTTGAAAATTGACCTGGATTTTATCATTGAAATTCGCCATCATCAAGAAGATGTGATTCGTTTGGAGGATATCTCTATGAGTTTCACAGCATTCGACATGAGTTAA
- the mnmH gene encoding tRNA 2-selenouridine(34) synthase MnmH produces the protein MIKEINVEELRNLDKPILIDVRSEGEYAEATIPGAFNIPLFNNEERAEIGTTYTQTSPSLARELGLNIVSPKLPNLVNQVGELAKKGPLVLFCWRGGMRSKSIATVVDLMGIPIYRLQGGYKAYRNQVVEYFQKKLPFQVVVLRGNTGAGKTELLKRLRADGYPAIDLEKLANNRGSVFGAMGLGEPPSQKKFEGLLYEELASLRDFSYIIVECESKRIGRVSLPASFYTEMQEGIQILQYDNLENRVQRLILEYTSVPNAIQEIRIALERLIKTLGHIKVNELKTLLDTNCLDKFTELLLVDYYDKLYAYPNEPNSNYAYYIDYEKSERAIRELECYLDEKVAQQGGKFTVSRI, from the coding sequence ATGATTAAGGAGATCAATGTCGAAGAACTACGAAATCTAGATAAACCGATTCTGATCGATGTGCGTTCAGAGGGAGAATATGCTGAAGCAACAATCCCAGGGGCTTTCAATATTCCTCTTTTTAACAACGAAGAACGTGCTGAAATAGGAACAACATATACTCAGACTTCACCGAGTTTGGCTAGAGAGTTGGGTTTAAATATTGTTAGTCCCAAATTGCCGAATTTGGTGAATCAAGTTGGTGAACTTGCGAAAAAAGGCCCATTGGTTCTTTTTTGCTGGAGAGGCGGTATGCGCAGTAAGTCGATAGCGACTGTCGTAGATTTAATGGGTATCCCCATATACCGTCTGCAAGGCGGCTACAAGGCCTATCGTAACCAAGTCGTAGAATATTTTCAAAAAAAACTGCCCTTTCAGGTTGTGGTTCTTCGTGGAAATACGGGGGCAGGGAAGACGGAATTATTGAAACGTCTTCGAGCAGATGGATATCCAGCTATTGATTTAGAGAAACTTGCCAATAACCGAGGTTCGGTTTTTGGGGCAATGGGTTTAGGGGAACCTCCTTCCCAAAAAAAATTTGAAGGATTATTGTATGAAGAACTTGCATCATTAAGAGATTTTTCTTATATTATTGTAGAGTGCGAGAGCAAGCGTATTGGAAGAGTGTCTTTACCAGCAAGCTTCTATACCGAGATGCAAGAGGGTATCCAAATTCTTCAATACGATAACTTGGAAAATCGGGTTCAGCGTCTTATCTTGGAGTATACCTCAGTGCCTAATGCGATCCAGGAGATTAGAATAGCCTTAGAAAGACTAATAAAGACCTTAGGGCATATAAAGGTTAATGAACTGAAGACTTTGTTAGACACAAATTGTCTGGATAAATTTACTGAGTTATTACTTGTAGATTACTATGATAAGCTATATGCTTATCCTAATGAACCAAATTCCAACTATGCCTATTATATAGATTATGAAAAGTCCGAGAGGGCAATAAGGGAGTTGGAGTGCTATCTTGATGAGAAGGTGGCCCAACAAGGCGGAAAATTTACTGTATCTCGAATATGA
- a CDS encoding YajQ family cyclic di-GMP-binding protein, with protein MAKDSSFDIVSKVDIPEVTNAVNQAQKELAQRFDFKNSKSTISLESDKIILVSDDDFKLTNVVDILESKLVKRGVSLRALEYGKIQPAAGDTVKQEVKLVQGIAQEKSKLIIKALKDSKIKVNASIQGEDIRVSGKNKDDLQAAIALLRKEDFGLELQFINFR; from the coding sequence TTGGCTAAAGATTCTTCATTTGATATTGTTTCTAAGGTGGATATTCCAGAAGTCACAAACGCAGTGAACCAGGCTCAAAAAGAACTGGCTCAGCGTTTTGATTTCAAAAACAGCAAGTCTACAATTTCCCTGGAGAGTGATAAAATCATCTTAGTATCTGATGATGATTTTAAATTGACCAATGTCGTAGATATCCTCGAAAGCAAACTTGTTAAACGAGGGGTTTCTTTAAGAGCCCTGGAATACGGAAAGATTCAACCTGCTGCCGGTGATACGGTTAAGCAAGAGGTTAAGTTAGTCCAAGGTATTGCTCAAGAAAAATCAAAATTAATCATCAAGGCTTTAAAGGATAGTAAGATTAAAGTCAATGCTTCTATTCAAGGGGAAGATATTCGAGTGTCCGGCAAGAATAAAGATGATTTACAGGCGGCAATAGCTCTTCTCCGTAAAGAGGATTTTGGATTAGAATTACAGTTTATAAATTTTCGATAA
- a CDS encoding flagellar motor protein MotB has translation MKKHKKEHHEEHIDETWLIPYADLLTLLLALFIILFASSQVDEKKYTQIMAGLNSAFNGGVNIFEASDSIKLDDVSPSDVASLEQKGTGQNQALKDMINKEKNDMEAIKKNLDTFIAENGLTMQLQTKLTSDMLRITIQDYALFDSGKAIVKPEAQKLATVISNMLNMYPDYKVEVAGHTDNIPIRNAEFDSNWDLSSRRSLNFMKYLLQSNNINQARFRSIGYGEYQPIDTNKTPEGRAKNRRVEVNIIRNTIEAKTIVP, from the coding sequence GTGAAAAAGCATAAGAAAGAGCATCATGAAGAACATATTGATGAGACATGGTTGATTCCTTATGCGGACTTATTAACCTTATTATTGGCTTTATTTATTATCCTATTTGCATCTAGTCAAGTCGACGAAAAAAAGTACACACAGATAATGGCGGGCTTAAATAGCGCTTTTAATGGCGGAGTGAACATTTTTGAAGCATCTGATTCTATTAAATTGGATGATGTATCTCCTAGTGATGTTGCAAGCTTGGAGCAGAAGGGCACTGGTCAAAATCAAGCTTTAAAAGATATGATCAATAAAGAGAAGAATGACATGGAAGCTATTAAGAAAAATCTGGATACATTTATTGCAGAAAATGGCTTGACTATGCAGCTTCAAACCAAGCTTACAAGTGATATGTTGAGGATCACAATCCAAGACTATGCTTTATTTGATTCTGGAAAAGCCATAGTAAAACCAGAAGCTCAAAAGCTAGCGACCGTTATTTCAAACATGTTAAATATGTATCCTGACTACAAAGTAGAGGTTGCGGGGCATACTGATAATATTCCAATAAGAAACGCTGAATTCGATTCGAACTGGGATTTAAGCTCTAGACGATCCTTAAATTTCATGAAGTATCTGTTGCAATCTAATAACATTAACCAGGCTAGATTTCGTTCTATCGGATATGGTGAGTACCAGCCTATTGACACGAATAAAACGCCCGAAGGACGGGCTAAAAATCGTCGTGTAGAGGTAAACATAATTCGAAATACAATTGAAGCAAAAACTATTGTGCCTTAA
- a CDS encoding YgiQ family radical SAM protein, whose amino-acid sequence MRTLNFLPICKADMEALGWDELDFLLITGDAYVDHPSFGIAIIARVLEKKGFRVGIIAQPDWKDLRTFKVMGKPRLACLISGGNLDSMVNHYTAAKKKRHKDAYSPGGASGLRPDRATIVYSNRVREALPGVPIIIGGIEASLRRFAHYDYWSNEVRRSILLDSQADLLVFGMGEKPIVEVAQRLDTGEQIEQITDVKGTMVLLSENCKLQEDALVLPSFEEVSKDKKKYASAFWIQYNQQDPFTGKPMVQSHGRKSVLQNRPSIPLNQAEMDAIYSLPYTGTYHTSYTEAGGVPAIEEVEFSLTSVRGCFGSCSFCALTFHQGRIVQSRSAESIIREAEKMTWNSRFKGYIHDVGGPTANFRRPACKKQLTKGACSHRQCLFPEPCSKLEVDHEEYIDLLRRLRSLPRVKKVFVRSGIRYDAVLADRKSKFIRELCEHHVSGQLKVAPEHVSDEVLRFMGKPGKGVYEEFVQEFRKANEKLGKQQYLVPYLMSSHPGSTIKEAVELAEYVRDMGVNPEQVQDFIPTPGTLSTCMYYTGLDPKTMTSVYIPRSMHEKAMQRALIQYRNPKNRALVEEALRLAHREDLIGFGPKCLIRPRNYVRDAQNEAGSKKGKKPTRRSGMKKKDPSAKEVPGKSSSHKGSPGNAKKSVVIKSDRVQHQSKPEGPKDVKRKKHASPKKIK is encoded by the coding sequence ATGCGCACATTAAACTTTTTGCCAATATGTAAAGCAGATATGGAGGCTTTAGGCTGGGATGAACTTGACTTTCTCTTAATTACCGGAGATGCCTATGTAGATCACCCAAGTTTTGGTATAGCTATCATTGCTCGTGTTTTAGAGAAAAAAGGATTTCGTGTTGGAATTATAGCTCAACCTGATTGGAAAGATCTTAGAACATTTAAAGTAATGGGAAAACCTCGTTTGGCCTGCTTGATTTCTGGCGGGAACCTGGATTCAATGGTTAATCATTATACTGCTGCTAAAAAGAAACGACACAAGGATGCTTATTCTCCGGGAGGAGCGTCCGGTCTTCGGCCCGATAGAGCGACGATTGTTTATTCTAATCGTGTAAGAGAGGCTCTGCCAGGTGTCCCCATAATTATTGGGGGGATAGAGGCTTCTCTCCGGCGCTTTGCCCATTATGACTATTGGAGTAATGAGGTCAGAAGATCCATTCTGCTGGATAGTCAGGCTGACTTGCTGGTCTTTGGGATGGGTGAGAAGCCCATTGTGGAAGTTGCTCAACGGCTGGATACAGGGGAACAAATTGAACAGATAACAGATGTCAAGGGGACTATGGTACTACTTTCAGAGAACTGTAAACTTCAAGAAGATGCTTTGGTTCTGCCAAGCTTTGAAGAAGTCTCAAAGGATAAGAAAAAATATGCTTCAGCTTTTTGGATACAATACAATCAGCAAGATCCTTTTACAGGAAAGCCAATGGTACAATCTCATGGTCGAAAAAGTGTCTTGCAGAATAGACCCTCCATACCTTTGAATCAGGCAGAAATGGATGCAATTTATTCCTTGCCCTATACAGGAACTTATCACACATCTTATACAGAGGCGGGGGGAGTACCGGCAATTGAAGAAGTAGAGTTCAGCTTGACAAGTGTAAGAGGATGTTTTGGATCTTGCTCTTTTTGTGCTTTGACGTTTCATCAAGGAAGAATTGTTCAAAGCAGAAGCGCTGAATCGATTATTCGAGAAGCAGAGAAAATGACTTGGAATTCTCGTTTTAAAGGCTATATTCATGATGTAGGTGGTCCAACAGCTAATTTTCGACGACCAGCTTGTAAGAAACAATTAACCAAGGGAGCCTGTTCCCATAGACAGTGCCTTTTTCCTGAACCGTGCTCAAAATTAGAGGTTGACCATGAGGAGTATATTGATCTTTTACGCCGCCTGCGCAGCTTGCCTAGAGTAAAAAAAGTTTTTGTCCGCTCAGGTATCCGCTATGATGCAGTGTTAGCGGATCGTAAATCCAAGTTTATTCGTGAGCTTTGTGAGCATCATGTCAGCGGTCAATTAAAAGTTGCTCCAGAACATGTCAGTGACGAGGTTCTCAGATTCATGGGCAAACCGGGTAAAGGTGTGTACGAAGAGTTTGTTCAGGAGTTTCGTAAGGCCAATGAGAAGTTAGGGAAGCAACAATATTTAGTTCCATATTTAATGTCTTCACATCCTGGAAGCACAATTAAGGAAGCAGTTGAATTAGCTGAATATGTTCGGGATATGGGTGTAAATCCAGAGCAAGTGCAGGATTTTATTCCAACCCCTGGAACTCTCTCAACTTGTATGTATTATACAGGCTTAGACCCTAAGACAATGACATCAGTTTATATTCCAAGAAGTATGCATGAAAAAGCAATGCAGAGGGCCTTGATTCAATATCGGAATCCTAAAAATCGAGCCTTGGTTGAAGAGGCTCTACGCTTAGCTCATCGGGAAGATTTAATTGGCTTTGGGCCAAAATGTTTAATTCGCCCTAGAAATTATGTCAGAGATGCTCAAAATGAGGCGGGCAGTAAAAAAGGTAAAAAGCCTACTAGACGGTCTGGTATGAAGAAAAAGGATCCCTCGGCTAAAGAGGTACCGGGAAAATCTTCTTCTCATAAAGGATCACCTGGGAATGCAAAAAAAAGTGTTGTAATTAAGTCCGATCGGGTTCAGCACCAAAGTAAACCCGAGGGCCCAAAGGATGTTAAACGAAAAAAACATGCCAGCCCCAAAAAGATAAAATAA
- the pstC gene encoding phosphate ABC transporter permease subunit PstC → MSKKLRFKTSLGDQFLRLVTFLMAFSVLVLMAWMGWQMFDAARPSIHTFGIGFITSRVWDPVKEQFGALPFIYGTLMTSLLALLLAAPIGLGVAIFLNEMAESKFRAVIGFLVEMLAAIPSVVYGLWGIFVLAPWLRETVEPGLAKWLGFIPLFQGTPVGFGMLAGGLILAMMILPTIAAISREVMASVPNMQREAALALGATKWEMIKVAVLPYAKTGIMGGIMLGLGRALGETMAVTMVIGNRPDILPSLFAPAYSMAAVIANEFTEATYDLYLSALVEIGFILFGITLVLNFLARLLVWSVARGPKGGNLV, encoded by the coding sequence ATGAGTAAAAAGCTAAGATTTAAAACTTCTTTAGGAGATCAATTTCTGAGACTTGTCACCTTCCTGATGGCCTTCAGTGTCTTGGTACTCATGGCATGGATGGGATGGCAAATGTTTGATGCCGCGCGACCTAGTATTCATACATTTGGAATTGGTTTTATTACCAGCCGTGTATGGGATCCGGTAAAGGAACAATTCGGAGCACTCCCTTTTATCTATGGCACATTAATGACCTCTCTGCTGGCCTTGCTTCTAGCAGCCCCCATCGGACTTGGTGTGGCAATATTTCTCAATGAAATGGCCGAATCAAAGTTTCGAGCGGTGATTGGTTTTTTAGTTGAGATGCTGGCAGCTATACCCAGTGTTGTCTATGGGCTGTGGGGGATTTTCGTCTTAGCCCCTTGGTTAAGGGAAACGGTGGAGCCCGGTCTGGCAAAGTGGTTAGGCTTTATTCCACTATTTCAGGGTACTCCCGTAGGCTTTGGTATGTTAGCAGGTGGTTTAATTCTGGCCATGATGATTTTGCCGACGATTGCTGCTATCTCTAGGGAGGTTATGGCTTCCGTTCCCAATATGCAGCGTGAAGCTGCTCTTGCTCTCGGAGCGACTAAATGGGAAATGATTAAGGTGGCTGTTTTACCTTATGCTAAGACAGGAATAATGGGTGGTATAATGTTGGGCTTAGGACGAGCACTTGGAGAGACCATGGCGGTAACTATGGTAATCGGCAATCGTCCGGATATTCTTCCTTCCTTATTTGCCCCTGCCTACTCTATGGCGGCAGTGATTGCCAATGAATTTACAGAAGCTACCTATGATTTGTATTTAAGCGCTCTGGTGGAAATAGGATTTATCCTGTTCGGGATTACATTAGTCCTTAACTTTCTTGCTCGGCTCCTTGTCTGGTCCGTAGCACGTGGGCCTAAGGGAGGAAACTTGGTATGA
- the pstA gene encoding phosphate ABC transporter permease PstA, which translates to MKQYIRKYKNWLMLSVFVAATIIALVPLFGVLGYVLKNGLGALNIQFFTNLPKAMGLSGGGMANAIVGTLIMVLIASLIGIPVGILAGIYLTEYDRHSWFSTAVRFATDVLTGIPSIIVGIVIYTAIVLKMGNFSALAGGLALAIIMIPLIIRSTEEMLKLVSHSIREAGYALGISKGKTILKIVLPTAAKGIITGAMLAIARVSGETAPLLFTALGNQYWARSLNEPIASLPVQIFQYATSPYKEWHQLAWAGSLVLILMIIIINLAARFAFRSRHS; encoded by the coding sequence ATGAAGCAATACATTCGAAAATATAAAAATTGGTTAATGTTGAGCGTTTTTGTCGCAGCAACTATTATAGCCTTGGTACCCTTATTTGGAGTTTTGGGGTATGTCTTGAAAAATGGCCTTGGGGCATTGAATATTCAGTTTTTCACCAACTTACCCAAAGCCATGGGGCTGTCAGGTGGGGGAATGGCCAATGCAATAGTAGGGACTTTGATCATGGTATTAATTGCAAGTTTGATCGGTATCCCTGTTGGGATTCTGGCAGGAATTTATCTAACTGAATATGATCGCCATAGTTGGTTCAGTACAGCGGTTCGGTTTGCAACTGATGTATTAACTGGTATCCCTTCAATAATTGTTGGGATAGTTATCTATACAGCCATAGTATTAAAAATGGGTAACTTTTCGGCCTTGGCAGGTGGTTTGGCCTTGGCAATTATTATGATTCCCTTAATCATTCGTTCCACAGAAGAAATGCTAAAGCTTGTTTCCCATTCAATTAGAGAAGCAGGATATGCTCTGGGTATATCCAAGGGTAAAACAATTCTGAAAATTGTACTCCCAACTGCTGCCAAAGGAATAATTACAGGAGCAATGTTAGCGATTGCCCGTGTTTCAGGGGAAACCGCACCTCTATTATTTACAGCCTTAGGTAATCAGTATTGGGCACGATCTCTTAATGAGCCGATTGCTTCGTTGCCGGTTCAAATTTTTCAATATGCTACATCTCCCTATAAGGAGTGGCACCAACTTGCTTGGGCCGGATCCTTGGTATTAATTCTTATGATTATTATTATAAATTTGGCAGCCCGATTTGCATTTCGCTCGAGACATAGTTAG
- the motA gene encoding flagellar motor stator protein MotA, translated as MEKSTYIGLALAVIAVGVGMVLKGASLSSLINPAAILIIFVGTVATIFIGFPLDELKAVPKLFKILFTSQVLISRSELINQIGEWATVSRREGLLSLESKAEEIEDEFLRNGMRMVIDGNDPEFIREVLMENISAMEDRHRQGALIFTQAGTYAPTLGVLGAVIGLIAALGNLNEVEKLGHLISAAFVATLLGIFSGYVLWHPMANKLKQKSKKETQIKMMMAEGLLAIQAGEPVLSINQRLAVFLTPSERQVMEGEKGEKA; from the coding sequence ATGGAAAAATCGACGTATATTGGTTTGGCGCTCGCAGTCATTGCCGTAGGTGTTGGAATGGTTTTGAAGGGTGCCAGCCTTTCATCTTTAATAAACCCGGCAGCGATTTTAATTATCTTTGTAGGAACGGTAGCAACTATATTTATCGGCTTTCCACTAGATGAATTAAAAGCAGTTCCCAAATTATTTAAAATTTTGTTTACTTCTCAAGTATTAATCTCAAGAAGTGAATTAATTAACCAAATTGGGGAATGGGCAACTGTCAGCAGACGAGAGGGCTTGTTGTCACTGGAAAGTAAGGCCGAGGAGATTGAAGATGAGTTTTTGAGAAATGGGATGCGCATGGTAATCGACGGAAACGACCCGGAATTTATTCGAGAAGTGCTTATGGAGAATATCTCGGCCATGGAGGATCGTCATAGACAAGGCGCGCTTATCTTTACACAAGCAGGAACCTACGCACCGACGCTAGGGGTTTTAGGCGCAGTTATTGGTTTGATTGCAGCCCTAGGTAATCTTAACGAAGTAGAAAAATTAGGTCATTTGATTTCCGCAGCTTTCGTTGCAACTTTGCTGGGGATTTTTTCTGGTTATGTTTTGTGGCATCCCATGGCTAATAAATTAAAGCAAAAATCCAAAAAAGAAACCCAAATCAAGATGATGATGGCAGAGGGTCTTTTAGCGATTCAGGCTGGTGAGCCAGTATTATCGATCAACCAAAGATTAGCAGTCTTCCTCACCCCCAGTGAGCGTCAAGTAATGGAGGGAGAAAAAGGTGAAAAAGCATAA
- a CDS encoding helix-turn-helix domain-containing protein, whose protein sequence is MAGVGQMLRLAREEKEWSLLETEEITKIRVRYIQALEEEEYGILPGATYVKGYLRTYAKQLGLNPDEVIELYSVSIKPEVAPVIESPERIVKSRPSWVRPLIIGGMALVAIALAIGIKSLYHPEGTPDPTYSSTPLISAPDQEPTVPSQTTPESPTPSSPPSVVASTQDGLTAQLVFTQACWIEIKIDGQAPFQGTFAAGTSKEVKGTDKIELVSIGNAGGVTVTLNGKDMPSLGKPGQVLHNIVLTKDTLNQL, encoded by the coding sequence ATGGCAGGAGTTGGACAAATGCTCCGGCTCGCTCGGGAAGAAAAGGAATGGAGCTTATTAGAAACTGAGGAAATCACAAAGATCCGTGTTCGCTACATTCAAGCCCTTGAAGAAGAGGAATACGGAATACTCCCCGGAGCTACTTATGTAAAGGGATATTTGAGGACCTATGCGAAACAACTGGGTTTAAATCCAGATGAGGTTATTGAACTCTATAGTGTTTCAATAAAGCCCGAAGTTGCACCTGTCATTGAATCACCAGAAAGAATTGTTAAATCACGACCCTCGTGGGTGAGGCCGTTGATCATAGGGGGGATGGCCCTAGTGGCAATAGCTTTAGCTATAGGCATTAAAAGTCTGTACCATCCAGAGGGAACTCCAGACCCGACTTATAGTTCGACACCTTTAATTAGTGCACCTGACCAAGAACCAACTGTACCCTCCCAAACTACACCAGAGTCACCCACCCCCAGCTCCCCTCCCAGTGTAGTAGCCTCAACCCAGGATGGCTTAACAGCGCAACTGGTTTTCACCCAGGCCTGTTGGATTGAGATTAAAATAGACGGTCAGGCACCTTTTCAAGGCACCTTTGCAGCGGGAACCAGTAAAGAGGTTAAAGGAACCGATAAAATTGAGCTGGTTTCAATTGGCAACGCAGGAGGGGTTACCGTCACACTTAACGGTAAAGATATGCCAAGTTTAGGTAAACCAGGACAGGTTCTTCATAATATTGTTCTAACTAAAGATACTTTAAATCAACTTTAA
- the pstS gene encoding phosphate ABC transporter substrate-binding protein PstS: MLIRKCRFLVCLAAIVLTLSLTGCGGENKEPTAQEKSDSANLTGSGSSFVYPLLNQQIEEYRKNHPKISINYQSTGSGAGIKQVSEQTIDFGATDGPMTDEQLKSAKGGNLLHIPLTLGAVAVTYNLPSTPKELKISPAVLADIFLGKITNWNDKRIVDDNPGVALPDLQITVAHRSDGSGTTYIFSDYLSTISPEWGEKVGKGTSLNWPAGIGGKGNSGVAGVIQQTSGSIGYLELAYAVQNNLTYALMKNKEGKWTAPSLQTTSAAAAAATIPEDMRVSIVNAPGAEAYPIAGFAWALIYQNQTDKAKGTALVNFINWAIHDGQALSEGLHYAKLPANLVSREEGMLKTITFEGEPLLK, translated from the coding sequence ATGTTAATAAGGAAATGCAGATTTTTAGTTTGTTTAGCAGCTATCGTTTTAACACTTTCACTGACTGGGTGTGGAGGAGAAAACAAAGAACCAACAGCACAAGAAAAAAGTGACTCTGCTAACCTCACTGGCTCAGGGAGTTCATTTGTTTATCCTTTATTAAATCAACAAATTGAAGAGTACCGTAAAAATCACCCTAAGATTTCCATCAATTATCAAAGCACAGGTAGTGGTGCAGGAATAAAACAGGTTTCTGAGCAAACCATTGATTTTGGGGCAACTGATGGTCCGATGACAGATGAACAGCTCAAATCAGCAAAGGGAGGAAATCTGCTGCACATTCCTTTAACTCTAGGTGCCGTAGCGGTTACCTACAATCTTCCGAGCACTCCGAAGGAGTTGAAAATTAGTCCCGCGGTGCTGGCGGATATTTTTCTCGGCAAGATCACTAATTGGAATGATAAAAGAATCGTCGACGATAATCCGGGAGTAGCTCTGCCGGATTTACAAATCACAGTTGCGCATCGCTCGGATGGGAGTGGAACGACCTATATTTTTTCGGATTACCTTAGCACTATCAGTCCTGAATGGGGAGAAAAAGTAGGAAAAGGTACTTCATTAAATTGGCCTGCGGGAATTGGCGGAAAAGGGAATTCCGGAGTTGCCGGAGTTATTCAACAAACTTCCGGTTCAATCGGATATTTAGAACTGGCCTATGCAGTTCAGAACAACTTGACCTATGCCCTGATGAAAAATAAGGAGGGCAAATGGACCGCTCCATCTCTCCAAACTACCTCCGCTGCAGCAGCGGCTGCAACAATCCCTGAGGACATGAGGGTGTCAATCGTCAATGCTCCCGGAGCTGAGGCTTATCCAATAGCTGGATTCGCTTGGGCTTTGATCTATCAGAATCAAACAGATAAAGCCAAAGGGACTGCGCTGGTTAACTTCATCAATTGGGCAATACATGATGGGCAAGCGCTCTCAGAGGGGTTACATTATGCCAAGCTGCCTGCTAATTTAGTAAGTCGTGAAGAAGGGATGCTAAAAACCATTACTTTTGAGGGAGAGCCTTTGCTGAAGTAA